The following coding sequences are from one Lolium rigidum isolate FL_2022 chromosome 6, APGP_CSIRO_Lrig_0.1, whole genome shotgun sequence window:
- the LOC124666671 gene encoding uncharacterized protein LOC124666671, producing the protein MASRALAALSIQPRLGASSAPYSGRPIRATVRPVGRGRRRRSMVVRAGGPPSTNVLILAFLLPASLFIGTLVVAARVADDLDERFLREMEMNEAILEENEASEEAEDDGRVYAVDGEDVVQPAVEKEQVLVPAAATRTRNRPKREVY; encoded by the exons atggcttcTCGAGCCCTCGCCGCTCTGTCCATCCAGCCGCGTCTCGGCGCAAGCTCGGCGCCGTATTCGGGCCGACCTATACGTGCCACGGTCAGGCCGGTCgggcgcggccgccggcgccggtccATGGTGGTGCGGGCCGGCGGGCCACCGAGCACCAACGTGCTCATCCTCGCCTTCCTGCTGCCGGCCTCCCTCTTCATTGGCACCCTCGTGGTCGCCGCTCGcgtcgccgacgacctcgacgagcgGTTCCTGCGGGAG ATGGAGATGAATGAGGCGATATTGGAAGAGAACGAGGCTTCTGAGGAAGCTGAAGACGATGGAAGGGTGTACGCCGTTGATGGAGAGGACGTCGTGCAACCAGCGGTGGAGAAGGAGCAAGTTCTTGTTCCTGCCGCTGCAACGCGCACCAGGAACAGGCCGAAGAGGGAGGTATATTAG